In Paenibacillus sp. J23TS9, a single genomic region encodes these proteins:
- a CDS encoding thioesterase family protein encodes MEKDVGGKLSRWYTASVRVRYQESDQMGVVYHANYLNWFEIGRTEMIRELGITYRSMEEQGVLLPVTDLDMKFIQPARYDDEITIFTRMTTFSKLRIKYAYEIRRLSSEEREHLHEAQNSACPELPGVLLVSGSTSHVWVNREWQPVRLDKGAPGLYSALEQSLTGGGDR; translated from the coding sequence ATGGAAAAAGACGTAGGGGGCAAGCTCAGCCGCTGGTATACGGCTTCTGTGCGGGTTCGTTATCAGGAAAGCGACCAGATGGGAGTGGTGTACCACGCCAATTACCTGAACTGGTTTGAGATTGGACGGACTGAAATGATTCGTGAGCTTGGCATTACATACCGCAGCATGGAAGAGCAAGGGGTTTTGCTTCCCGTCACAGATCTGGATATGAAGTTCATCCAACCAGCTCGTTATGACGATGAAATCACGATTTTTACGCGAATGACGACATTTTCAAAATTAAGAATCAAATACGCATATGAAATCAGAAGACTCTCGAGTGAGGAGAGAGAACATCTGCATGAGGCGCAGAACTCAGCATGCCCGGAGCTGCCCGGAGTGCTGCTTGTGTCAGGCTCGACAAGCCACGTGTGGGTGAACCGAGAATGGCAGCCGGTAAGGCTGGATAAAGGCGCTCCAGGGCTTTACAGCGCATTGGAGCAATCACTGACCGGGGGAGGAGATCGGTAG
- the icd gene encoding NADP-dependent isocitrate dehydrogenase, which produces MKLEKFALPTEGEKIEITNGKLEVPNNPIIPFIEGDGTGRDIWKASKRVLDAAVEKAYGGSKKIAWYEVFAGEKAFNTYGEWLPNDTLEAIREYIVAIKGPLTTPIGGGIRSLNVALRQELDLYVCLRPVRYFDGVPSPVKHPELVDMVIFRENTEDIYAGIEYQEGSEAVKKVIEFLQNEMGVNKIRFPETSGIGIKPVSSEGSKRLVRAAIEYAIEHGRKSVTLVHKGNIMKFTEGAFKNWGYEVAEQEFGDKVFTWAQYDAIKEKDGTDAANAAQSAAEAEGKIIVKDAIADIALQQVLTRPTDFDVIATLNLNGDYLSDALAAQIGGIGIAPGANINYVTGHAIFEATHGTAPKYADKDVVNPGSVVLSGVMLLEHLGWQEAADLIYKGMETSINNKTVTYDFARLMDGATQVKCSEFADQVIKNM; this is translated from the coding sequence ATGAAACTCGAGAAATTCGCACTTCCTACCGAAGGTGAAAAAATTGAAATAACAAACGGCAAGCTTGAGGTGCCAAACAACCCGATCATTCCTTTTATCGAAGGTGACGGTACTGGCCGCGACATCTGGAAAGCTTCCAAACGTGTGTTGGATGCTGCAGTAGAAAAAGCTTACGGCGGCTCCAAAAAAATCGCTTGGTACGAAGTATTTGCCGGTGAGAAAGCATTCAATACATACGGAGAATGGCTGCCTAACGATACGCTTGAAGCCATCCGTGAGTATATCGTAGCAATTAAAGGACCTTTGACTACGCCAATCGGCGGCGGTATCCGTTCCCTGAACGTGGCACTTCGCCAAGAGCTGGATTTGTATGTATGTCTGCGTCCTGTACGTTACTTCGATGGTGTTCCTTCTCCGGTTAAACATCCTGAGCTGGTGGACATGGTTATTTTCCGTGAAAATACCGAGGATATCTACGCAGGTATTGAGTACCAAGAAGGCTCCGAGGCTGTGAAGAAGGTTATTGAATTCCTTCAAAATGAAATGGGCGTTAACAAAATCCGCTTCCCTGAAACTTCTGGTATCGGCATCAAGCCTGTATCTTCCGAAGGCTCTAAGCGGCTGGTACGCGCAGCTATCGAATATGCCATTGAGCATGGCCGTAAGAGCGTAACACTGGTACACAAAGGCAATATCATGAAATTCACTGAAGGAGCCTTCAAAAACTGGGGCTACGAAGTGGCTGAGCAGGAATTCGGCGATAAAGTATTCACATGGGCACAATATGATGCGATTAAAGAAAAAGACGGAACAGATGCAGCTAATGCAGCTCAAAGCGCCGCTGAAGCTGAAGGAAAAATCATCGTGAAGGACGCGATTGCGGACATCGCTCTTCAGCAAGTATTGACTCGTCCTACCGACTTTGACGTTATTGCTACACTGAACCTGAATGGTGACTATCTGTCCGACGCACTGGCTGCACAAATCGGCGGTATCGGTATTGCTCCAGGGGCCAACATTAACTATGTAACAGGACATGCTATTTTTGAAGCTACGCATGGTACAGCTCCTAAATATGCAGACAAAGACGTCGTTAACCCTGGTTCCGTTGTCCTGTCCGGCGTTATGCTGCTTGAGCATCTGGGATGGCAGGAAGCGGCTGACCTGATCTACAAAGGCATGGAAACTTCCATTAACAATAAAACCGTTACTTATGACTTTGCCCGCCTGATGGACGGCGCAACGCAAGTAAAATGCTCCGAGTTTGCAGACCAAGTAATCAAAAACATGTAG
- a CDS encoding FxsA family protein — protein sequence MWKWLLIVIIIVPTAEIYGFNLVASRIGGGNTFLLTLVTSVMGMLIMRFEGRKVLEDSRARMNSGQIPGRSLVDGLCVFIGGILLIIPGFLTDIIGFTMAFPLTRPFYRILILKWLERKIKKGNITIHRR from the coding sequence GTGTGGAAATGGCTGCTTATCGTAATTATTATTGTTCCCACCGCTGAAATTTACGGCTTTAATCTGGTTGCAAGCAGGATCGGCGGAGGGAATACGTTTCTGCTTACCCTTGTTACATCCGTGATGGGTATGCTCATCATGCGTTTTGAAGGTCGCAAGGTGCTGGAGGATTCGCGGGCTCGCATGAATTCCGGACAGATCCCCGGAAGAAGCCTTGTGGATGGGCTTTGTGTTTTTATTGGTGGTATTTTACTGATCATTCCCGGTTTCCTAACCGACATTATTGGCTTTACGATGGCCTTTCCCCTCACCCGTCCGTTCTATCGTATCCTGATACTGAAATGGCTGGAGCGCAAGATCAAAAAGGGGAATATCACGATTCACCGCCGTTAA
- the citZ gene encoding citrate synthase, translating into MTATKGLEGIVAAASSISSIVDGVLTYRGYDIDDLALHASFEEVAYLLWFGKLPNEAELKQLHKDLSNEASIPNQVIEQMKSYPKDTNTMAALRSAVSALALYDEEADDMSREANERKAIRLQAKLPTVIAALSRIREGKEPVAPQAGLSIAENFLYMLRGEKPEEVSVKALDQALVLHADHELNASTFAARVTVATLSDIYSGVTSAIGALKGPLHGGANEAVMKMLNEIESLENVEPYIQQKLDNRDKIMGFGHRVYKNGDPRAKHLQKMSRELGEMKGDTKLYEMSVKIDDLVTNQKGLKPNVDFYSASVYTQLGFNHEIFTPIFAISRVSGWTAHILEQYENNRIIRPRAEYVGLTDQKYVPVEQRS; encoded by the coding sequence ATGACAGCTACTAAAGGCCTTGAGGGAATTGTTGCCGCAGCTTCTTCCATCAGTTCCATCGTGGACGGCGTGCTCACATACCGCGGTTATGATATCGATGATCTTGCACTCCATGCAAGTTTTGAAGAAGTAGCCTATCTGCTGTGGTTCGGAAAGCTGCCTAATGAAGCAGAACTAAAACAGCTCCATAAGGATTTGAGTAACGAAGCTTCAATTCCGAATCAAGTGATCGAGCAAATGAAATCATACCCTAAAGATACAAATACCATGGCTGCCCTCCGTTCTGCGGTATCGGCTCTTGCCCTCTATGACGAGGAAGCCGACGATATGAGCCGTGAAGCGAACGAGCGCAAGGCGATCCGCCTTCAGGCTAAGCTGCCTACCGTAATCGCTGCTCTGTCGCGCATTCGTGAAGGCAAAGAACCGGTAGCACCGCAGGCGGGATTGTCCATTGCCGAGAATTTCCTGTATATGCTGAGAGGCGAAAAGCCGGAAGAAGTTTCCGTAAAAGCATTGGATCAGGCGCTTGTTCTTCATGCGGATCATGAACTGAACGCCTCCACCTTTGCAGCCCGCGTAACTGTGGCTACGCTTTCAGATATTTACTCCGGAGTGACTTCAGCAATCGGCGCTTTGAAAGGACCTCTGCATGGCGGAGCCAACGAAGCGGTCATGAAAATGCTGAATGAAATCGAAAGCTTGGAAAACGTCGAGCCTTATATCCAGCAAAAATTGGATAACCGTGACAAGATCATGGGCTTCGGACACCGTGTATACAAAAACGGCGATCCGCGCGCGAAGCATTTGCAAAAAATGTCCCGCGAGCTCGGCGAAATGAAGGGCGACACGAAGCTGTATGAAATGTCCGTCAAGATTGATGATCTGGTTACTAACCAAAAGGGTTTGAAGCCGAATGTGGATTTCTACTCCGCTTCTGTGTATACTCAGCTAGGGTTTAATCATGAGATCTTTACCCCGATTTTTGCGATCAGCCGTGTATCCGGATGGACCGCACATATTCTGGAGCAGTACGAAAACAACCGCATTATCCGTCCGCGTGCCGAATATGTAGGCCTTACCGATCAGAAGTATGTACCGGTTGAACAACGCTCTTAA
- the mdh gene encoding malate dehydrogenase, translating into MALTRKKITVVGAGFTGATTALMLAQKELGNVVLLDIPQLENPTKGKALDMLEASPVQGFDSQITGTSNYDDAADSDIVIITAGVARKPGMSRDDLVNTNAGIMKAVCENVKRVAPESIVIILSNPVDAMTYVANKTLGFPKNRVIGQSGVLDTARYCTFIAQELNVSVEDVRGFVLGGHGDDMVPLVRYSNVGGIPIDTLIPADRIQEIVQRTRVGGGEIVNLLGNGSAYFAPAASLVQMAEAIIKDKKRIIPVIALLEGEYGYNDLFLGVPSILGGNGIEKIFELELTAEEKAALDKSADSVRNVISVVNV; encoded by the coding sequence ATGGCTTTGACTCGTAAAAAAATCACTGTGGTAGGCGCCGGTTTTACCGGTGCTACTACGGCTTTGATGCTGGCGCAAAAAGAACTTGGCAATGTGGTACTGCTGGATATTCCTCAGCTTGAGAACCCAACAAAGGGCAAGGCGCTCGACATGCTGGAAGCAAGTCCGGTACAAGGCTTCGATAGCCAAATTACCGGTACTTCCAATTATGATGACGCTGCTGATTCTGACATCGTGATCATCACAGCTGGCGTAGCCCGTAAACCAGGCATGAGCCGTGATGACCTCGTGAACACGAACGCAGGCATCATGAAAGCCGTCTGTGAAAATGTAAAAAGAGTCGCTCCGGAATCCATCGTTATCATTCTGAGCAACCCAGTAGACGCTATGACTTATGTAGCAAACAAAACACTGGGTTTCCCTAAAAACCGCGTAATTGGCCAATCCGGCGTACTGGATACCGCCCGTTATTGCACATTCATCGCTCAAGAGCTGAACGTATCCGTGGAAGATGTCCGCGGCTTCGTGCTTGGTGGACATGGCGACGATATGGTTCCTCTCGTTCGTTATTCGAACGTTGGCGGCATTCCGATCGATACGCTCATCCCTGCTGACCGCATTCAGGAAATCGTTCAACGTACCCGCGTAGGCGGCGGCGAAATCGTTAACCTGCTTGGCAACGGCAGTGCATACTTTGCACCGGCGGCATCGCTCGTACAAATGGCTGAAGCGATCATCAAAGACAAAAAGCGGATCATTCCCGTTATCGCTCTTCTTGAAGGCGAATATGGCTACAATGATCTGTTCCTGGGTGTTCCTTCAATTCTCGGCGGCAATGGCATCGAGAAAATTTTCGAGCTGGAGCTTACAGCTGAGGAAAAAGCGGCTCTGGATAAGTCCGCTGATTCCGTACGCAATGTTATTTCCGTTGTAAACGTGTAA